A region from the Malus domestica chromosome 07, GDT2T_hap1 genome encodes:
- the LOC108174313 gene encoding zinc finger BED domain-containing protein RICESLEEPER 2-like: protein MPFRAIDQDGFRDWIHDLIPKYKLPNRHKVAAAVLELYFTEKEKIKEVVDGLRTLHKRILNFVQITSHDDHNIGRCLEVCLNNWGIDNVFSITVDNGSANDTAIAYMKRRLKSNGTLLLDRTPLHMRCACHILNLTVKDGMTELSLEIEGIRNCVKFIHSSPTKLETFREYCILMRFDKMLNILFDVVTRSNATYEMLNSTFKFKQVFSRMVDECNTFIFYFQEEVSKEINGVTTKVKRVGPSVLEDWERAVSFAHFLKKFYHATLTLSAILTPTSNLILGMMIALQVEIE, encoded by the exons ATGCCTTTTAGGGCGATTGATCAAGATGGCTTTAGAGATTGGATCCATGACTTGATTCCAAAGTACAAGCTTCCAAATAGGCACAAGGTGGCGGCGGCAGTTTTAGAATTGTATTTTACAGAGAAGGAAAAAATCAAGGAGGTGGTTGATGGTTTGAGG ACATTGCATAAGAGGATCCTAAATTTTGTTCAAATTACGTCTCACGATGATCATAATATTGGGAGGTGTCTAGAGGTATGCTTGAATAATTGGGGCATAGACAATGTATTTAGCATTACCGTTGACAATGGTAGTGCCAATGACACCGCCATTGCATACATGAAGAGAAGGCTCAAGTCCAATGGTACTCTTTTACTTGACAGGACTCCCTTGCACATGAGGTGTGCTTGTCACATCCTCAATTTGACAGTTAAAGATGGAATGACGGAGCTTAGTCTTGAGATTGAAGGGATAAGGAATTGTGTCAAATTTATACACTCATCCCCTACGAAGTTGGAGACTTTTAGGGAGTATTGCATCTTGATGAGATTTGATAAGATGTTGAATATTCTTTTTGATGTTGTCACAAGGTCGAATGCCACCTATGAAATGCTCAATAGTACCTTCAAATTTAAGCAAGTGTTCTCAAGGATGGTGGATGAGTGCAACACTTTCATCTTTTACTTTCAAGAGGAGGTATCTAAAGAGATTAATGGGGTCACAACCAAGGTGAAACGAGTGGGTCCTTCGGTGTTGGAAGATTGGGAGAGGGCGGTGAGTTTTGCTCACTTTCTTAAAAAGTTTTATCATGCCACCTTGACACTTAGTGCAATCCTAACTCCAACTTCAAACTTAATACTCGGCATGATGATTGCATTGCAAGTGGAGATAGAATAA